The proteins below come from a single Geobacillus thermoleovorans genomic window:
- a CDS encoding DUF523 domain-containing protein → MHYAIPTVVVSECLGFSACRYNGDIIHNSFVSRLGEFARLVPVCPEVAIGLGVPRETVRLVKRGEERRLVQSSTNRDWTREMNLPPPLFLTEAERAAPPGYSLFSAVQFGYVLILAAASAERNESKKKLAASAKERTSGITNLIMCSSSLQHNGKLFQNHILPYWLLSINQKRTSK, encoded by the coding sequence ATGCACTACGCCATTCCGACAGTGGTGGTCAGCGAATGCCTCGGCTTTTCTGCCTGCCGGTATAACGGCGATATCATTCACAATTCGTTTGTCTCTCGTTTAGGGGAGTTTGCTCGGCTTGTGCCTGTATGCCCAGAAGTGGCCATTGGGCTTGGGGTTCCGCGGGAGACGGTCCGACTTGTGAAACGAGGCGAGGAAAGGCGGCTTGTGCAGTCGTCGACGAACCGAGATTGGACGAGGGAAATGAATTTGCCACCTCCTTTGTTTTTGACAGAGGCGGAGCGGGCCGCGCCCCCTGGATACTCTTTGTTCAGCGCGGTGCAGTTTGGATACGTTTTGATTTTGGCTGCCGCTTCGGCCGAACGGAACGAGTCGAAGAAAAAGCTGGCTGCGAGCGCAAAGGAAAGGACAAGCGGGATCACGAATCTCATCATGTGTTCCTCCTCTTTGCAACATAATGGTAAGCTTTTCCAGAATCATATTTTGCCATATTGGCTTTTGTCTATCAACCAAAAACGAACAAGCAAATGA
- a CDS encoding alpha/beta hydrolase, with amino-acid sequence MEVVRTPRRTKRRVWISAAIGVVILGLLACVGLSVYVGWQLTHKPREPVTMTPKDYGMAYESATFTSKDGKTALEGWIIPPKGAAKMTVIFAHGYAGNRIQKNVPFLPLAKRLVDDGYRVILFDFRASGESGGDMITIGVKEKDDLLGVIDYAKRHYREPVALYGVSMGAATSILAAAEDSDVRGVIADSPFSDLESYLRANMPVWTHLPDVPFTYLILAIVPALADLDLGVSSPIHAVDRVAPRPILFIHSKDDRSIPYKESVKLYNTHPHAFQLWLTDKADHVKSFSLYSDEYVERVSAFLRSLVKTSS; translated from the coding sequence ATGGAAGTGGTGCGCACGCCGCGCCGGACAAAACGGCGCGTTTGGATTTCTGCGGCCATTGGCGTTGTCATTTTGGGGTTGCTCGCCTGCGTCGGTTTGTCCGTTTATGTCGGCTGGCAGCTGACGCATAAACCGCGCGAGCCGGTTACCATGACGCCGAAAGACTATGGCATGGCGTATGAAAGTGCGACATTTACAAGCAAAGATGGGAAAACGGCGCTCGAAGGCTGGATCATTCCGCCTAAAGGAGCGGCGAAGATGACGGTCATTTTTGCCCATGGGTATGCCGGCAACCGGATTCAGAAAAACGTGCCGTTTTTGCCGCTCGCCAAGCGGCTTGTTGACGACGGGTACCGCGTCATCTTGTTTGATTTTCGCGCGAGCGGCGAGTCGGGAGGCGATATGATTACGATCGGCGTCAAAGAGAAAGACGATCTGCTTGGCGTCATCGATTACGCGAAGCGGCACTATCGCGAGCCAGTCGCCTTATACGGCGTTTCAATGGGGGCGGCGACATCGATTTTGGCGGCGGCAGAAGACAGCGATGTTCGCGGGGTGATTGCGGACAGCCCGTTTAGCGACCTCGAATCGTATTTGCGCGCCAATATGCCGGTATGGACGCACTTGCCCGATGTGCCGTTTACGTATTTGATTTTAGCGATCGTCCCGGCGCTTGCGGATTTGGATTTGGGTGTGTCTTCGCCCATCCATGCGGTCGATCGTGTCGCGCCGAGGCCGATTTTGTTCATCCACAGCAAAGACGACCGTTCGATTCCATACAAAGAAAGTGTGAAGTTGTACAACACCCATCCGCATGCGTTTCAACTATGGCTGACGGACAAAGCGGATCATGTGAAAAGTTTTTCTCTCTACAGCGATGAGTATGTAGAAAGAGTGTCGGCGTTTTTGCGCTCATTGGTAAAAACTTCTTCGTAA
- a CDS encoding 5-oxoprolinase subunit C family protein → MIDVIEAGLFTTVQDGGRFGYRHAGVPAGGAMDAWAYRLANALVGNNGDEAVLEATMAGPTLRFRVEAVVAVCGGDFPCTLNGQPISLWKPEIVKSGDVLEVGVCRTGFRAYIAVSGGIDVPPVMGSRSTYVPAQLGGLSGRPLQRGDALPVGVTHGRRVIGRMRWGLASAARRYIGGKTKTVRAVPGPEYDEFTPASRRQFFAARYEVTTQSDRIGYRLSGRALALVREREMVSEAVVFGTVQVPASGQPIVLMADSQTTGGYPRIAQVASVDLPILAQARPGDFIQFQPIEPEEAMWLYREQQQRLARWIAAIRRQWEGER, encoded by the coding sequence ATGATTGACGTCATCGAGGCTGGGTTGTTTACAACCGTGCAAGATGGCGGGCGTTTTGGCTACCGGCATGCCGGCGTGCCGGCGGGCGGGGCGATGGATGCGTGGGCGTATCGCCTGGCTAATGCGCTTGTCGGCAACAACGGTGATGAGGCGGTGCTTGAGGCGACGATGGCCGGACCGACGCTTCGGTTTCGCGTCGAGGCCGTCGTTGCGGTATGCGGCGGCGATTTCCCGTGCACGCTCAATGGGCAGCCGATTTCCCTTTGGAAACCGGAGATCGTCAAATCGGGCGATGTGCTCGAAGTAGGGGTGTGTCGGACGGGGTTTCGGGCGTATATCGCTGTATCAGGCGGCATCGACGTCCCGCCCGTGATGGGCAGTCGTTCCACGTACGTTCCAGCCCAGCTTGGCGGGCTTTCAGGCCGCCCGTTGCAGCGGGGCGATGCACTGCCGGTCGGCGTTACTCATGGGCGTCGTGTTATCGGCCGGATGCGTTGGGGTCTTGCTTCGGCCGCCCGCCGCTATATTGGTGGGAAAACGAAAACGGTGCGCGCGGTTCCCGGTCCGGAGTATGACGAATTTACGCCGGCGAGCCGCCGCCAGTTTTTCGCCGCCCGCTATGAGGTGACGACGCAGTCCGATCGGATCGGCTATCGGCTTTCTGGACGGGCGTTGGCGCTTGTGCGCGAGCGGGAGATGGTCTCGGAAGCGGTCGTTTTCGGCACGGTGCAAGTCCCGGCATCCGGCCAGCCGATCGTATTGATGGCGGACAGCCAGACAACCGGCGGCTACCCGCGCATCGCCCAGGTTGCGTCTGTGGATTTGCCGATTCTCGCGCAGGCTCGTCCGGGTGACTTTATCCAATTTCAGCCGATCGAGCCGGAAGAAGCGATGTGGCTTTATCGGGAACAACAGCAACGGCTGGCTCGATGGATTGCGGCCATTCGCCGTCAATGGGAGGGAGAACGGTGA
- a CDS encoding SOS response-associated peptidase, producing the protein MCGRFTLTVDLETLRALFRFRYQGSLAPRFNIAPSQEVLTVIVEEGERIGKMMRWGLVPFWAKDDRIGVKMINARAETVDEKASFRHAFKRRRCLILADGFYEWKKEGSKKVPYRFTLATDAPFGFAGLWERWEGASGPLETCTIMTTRANELIAPIHDRMPVILPPEQHEDWLDPRLDDSEYLKSLLRPYPSSEMRMYEVAPLVNSPKNDVIACIEPVDSRSMEGT; encoded by the coding sequence ATGTGCGGTCGGTTTACGTTGACAGTTGATTTGGAAACATTGCGGGCGTTGTTTCGTTTCCGTTATCAAGGTTCGCTTGCGCCTCGGTTCAACATCGCCCCGAGCCAGGAGGTGTTGACGGTCATTGTGGAAGAAGGGGAGCGAATCGGCAAAATGATGCGCTGGGGGCTTGTGCCGTTTTGGGCGAAAGATGATCGCATCGGTGTCAAAATGATCAACGCCCGGGCGGAAACAGTCGATGAGAAGGCGAGTTTTCGCCATGCGTTCAAGCGGCGGCGCTGTTTGATTTTAGCCGATGGATTTTATGAGTGGAAAAAAGAGGGATCGAAAAAAGTGCCGTATCGGTTTACGCTTGCAACGGATGCGCCGTTTGGGTTTGCCGGTCTGTGGGAGCGCTGGGAGGGAGCGAGCGGGCCGCTTGAGACGTGCACGATCATGACGACGAGGGCGAACGAGCTCATCGCCCCCATTCACGATCGGATGCCGGTCATATTGCCTCCCGAGCAGCATGAAGACTGGCTGGATCCGCGTTTAGACGACAGCGAGTATTTGAAATCGTTGCTGCGTCCGTATCCGAGCAGCGAGATGCGCATGTACGAAGTGGCGCCGCTGGTCAACTCGCCGAAAAACGACGTGATCGCCTGCATCGAGCCGGTCGACAGCCGGTCAATGGAGGGAACGTGA
- a CDS encoding GNAT family N-acetyltransferase: protein MPQFVWLETEEEVRSAFPVMRELRTHLDEETYVALVREAQEKEGYKLAALYDQDKMVAVVGFMPMITLYNGRFIWVCDLVTTSAERSKGYGKALLSHVHEWAKEHGYGIVSLSSGLQRVDAHRFYEEKMEYQKVSYVFLKRLSI, encoded by the coding sequence ATGCCGCAATTTGTTTGGCTCGAGACGGAGGAGGAAGTAAGAAGCGCTTTTCCGGTCATGCGGGAGCTGCGCACTCATTTGGATGAAGAAACGTATGTCGCGCTTGTGCGTGAAGCGCAAGAAAAAGAAGGGTATAAGCTTGCGGCGTTATATGATCAGGACAAAATGGTTGCCGTTGTCGGATTCATGCCGATGATCACGCTCTATAACGGCCGTTTTATTTGGGTTTGCGATTTGGTCACGACATCAGCCGAACGTTCGAAAGGGTATGGAAAAGCGTTGCTGTCGCATGTGCACGAATGGGCGAAGGAGCACGGCTACGGGATTGTCTCGCTGTCATCCGGCCTGCAACGGGTTGACGCCCATCGCTTCTATGAGGAAAAAATGGAATATCAAAAAGTGAGTTATGTGTTTTTGAAACGCTTATCGATTTGA
- a CDS encoding thiol-disulfide oxidoreductase DCC family protein: protein MHPVILFDGDCLFCHASAHWIAARDRQVVFRFAAQQSAVGQALLAKQEMSAGDSVVLIENGCCYVKSDAVLRIGRRLAWPWNWLAASGFLIPRLLRDHIYDTVANHRHRLTLKRDHCQLPPPELRSRFLDEWPLW, encoded by the coding sequence ATGCATCCTGTCATCTTATTTGATGGCGATTGCCTGTTTTGCCATGCGAGCGCACACTGGATCGCCGCCCGCGACCGCCAGGTGGTGTTCCGCTTTGCGGCGCAACAGAGCGCCGTTGGTCAAGCATTGTTAGCCAAGCAGGAGATGTCAGCGGGAGACAGCGTCGTCCTCATCGAGAACGGGTGCTGTTATGTAAAATCTGATGCTGTCCTGCGCATCGGACGTCGTCTTGCTTGGCCTTGGAATTGGCTGGCAGCGTCTGGATTTCTCATCCCTCGGCTGTTGCGCGATCATATATATGACACGGTCGCCAACCATCGGCATCGTCTCACTCTGAAGCGCGATCATTGTCAGCTGCCGCCGCCTGAGCTGCGATCCCGCTTTCTTGATGAATGGCCGCTGTGGTGA
- a CDS encoding 5-oxoprolinase subunit PxpA: protein MRTIDLNCDFGESFGVYRLGQEEILSYVTSVNIACGFHAGDPLIMRRTVQLAIQHGVAIGAHPGFPDLFGFGRRAMAVSPEEVYAYVVYQIGALAAFVKAEGGVMTHVKPHGALYNMAAKDAALAEAIAKAVHDVDPMLVLYGLSGSELIRAGRACGLRTASEVFADRTYQADGSLTPRSDPRAIIADEDEAVTQVLMMIRDRRVRSVQGTDVAIEADTVCLHGDNEQAVRFAKRLYQALQNEGIAIQAPRREERR, encoded by the coding sequence GTGAGGACGATTGATTTGAATTGCGATTTCGGCGAAAGCTTTGGGGTGTATAGGCTTGGGCAGGAAGAAATCTTATCGTACGTGACCTCTGTCAACATCGCCTGTGGGTTTCACGCCGGCGACCCGCTCATCATGCGGCGGACGGTGCAACTCGCCATCCAGCATGGCGTTGCCATCGGCGCCCATCCGGGGTTTCCGGACTTGTTTGGCTTCGGACGGCGCGCCATGGCCGTTTCGCCAGAGGAGGTATACGCCTATGTAGTCTACCAAATCGGCGCGCTGGCTGCGTTTGTGAAGGCGGAAGGCGGCGTGATGACGCATGTTAAGCCGCACGGCGCCTTGTACAATATGGCGGCGAAAGACGCGGCGCTGGCCGAAGCGATCGCCAAAGCGGTGCATGATGTCGATCCGATGCTTGTCTTATACGGCTTGTCGGGAAGCGAACTCATCCGCGCCGGCCGCGCCTGCGGCTTGCGGACGGCGAGCGAAGTGTTCGCCGATCGGACGTATCAGGCGGACGGTTCGCTCACCCCAAGAAGCGATCCGCGCGCCATCATCGCGGATGAAGACGAAGCGGTCACGCAAGTGCTTATGATGATCCGCGACCGGCGCGTTCGCTCGGTGCAAGGGACGGACGTGGCGATTGAAGCCGACACCGTCTGTCTCCATGGCGACAATGAACAGGCGGTGCGATTTGCCAAGCGGCTCTATCAAGCCTTGCAAAACGAAGGAATCGCCATTCAGGCGCCGCGCCGAGAGGAAAGACGATGA
- a CDS encoding bifunctional ADP-dependent NAD(P)H-hydrate dehydratase/NAD(P)H-hydrate epimerase — protein MIPVVTSDEMYAIDREVTERIGISADSLMENAGQALFRVLKGRIPRADRVAVLAGAGNNGGDGFVVARMLKSCGYETDVWLIPPKEKVKGAARTALEVYERSGYSWIPYEGNEQEFAMRAPHYDVIIDALLGIGVKGEVRSPYQEIIEQLNRSRAVVYAIDVPSGVPADGGDVAAAVRADMTLTIQCPKLGAYTFPAADYYGELAVVDIGIPPLVVKTNAARRFVWERSDVMRTMPKRRRSSHKGTYGKLLVVGGSKAMAGAVTLAAKAALRSGAGLVTMAVPETVYEAVANRMPEAMCRPWPAEGGAFAGAADWNGLDVDALAVGPGMGRTEGVRRLVGELVRKPVPLILDADALFFWDDYAEQVRRRSAPTVITPHPGEMARIVRRSIREVEHDRFGLSKRLAMEYGVYVVLKGPYTIVTAPDGSQYVNTTGNPALAKGGSGDVLTGIVAAFLLQHEAVQPAVSNAAFVHGKAADWLVQHGHSPWDVLASDVVEALPAVLASLA, from the coding sequence ATGATTCCGGTCGTAACATCTGATGAAATGTACGCCATCGACCGAGAAGTGACGGAGCGGATCGGCATCAGCGCTGATTCGTTGATGGAAAACGCAGGGCAGGCGCTGTTTCGGGTGCTGAAAGGGCGGATTCCGCGCGCTGATAGGGTGGCGGTGCTTGCCGGGGCGGGCAACAACGGCGGGGATGGGTTTGTCGTTGCCCGTATGTTGAAAAGCTGCGGCTACGAAACCGATGTATGGCTCATTCCACCAAAGGAAAAGGTGAAAGGAGCGGCGCGCACCGCGCTTGAGGTGTACGAGCGGTCCGGGTATTCGTGGATTCCGTATGAAGGGAATGAACAAGAGTTTGCGATGCGTGCGCCGCACTACGACGTGATCATTGATGCGCTCCTTGGCATCGGCGTGAAAGGCGAGGTTCGCTCTCCGTATCAAGAAATCATTGAACAACTGAACCGCTCGCGGGCTGTTGTGTATGCAATCGATGTGCCAAGCGGGGTGCCGGCGGATGGCGGTGATGTCGCCGCGGCCGTTCGCGCGGATATGACGCTCACCATTCAATGCCCGAAGCTTGGGGCGTACACATTCCCAGCGGCCGATTATTACGGGGAACTCGCTGTTGTAGATATCGGCATTCCGCCGCTCGTGGTCAAAACGAATGCAGCCCGTCGGTTCGTGTGGGAGCGAAGCGATGTCATGCGGACGATGCCAAAGCGGAGGCGGTCCTCGCATAAAGGAACGTATGGCAAACTGCTTGTAGTCGGCGGATCGAAAGCTATGGCAGGAGCAGTGACGCTCGCCGCCAAGGCAGCGCTGCGAAGCGGGGCCGGACTTGTGACCATGGCTGTTCCAGAAACAGTGTACGAAGCGGTTGCCAATCGGATGCCCGAGGCGATGTGCAGGCCATGGCCGGCCGAAGGGGGAGCGTTTGCCGGCGCGGCCGATTGGAACGGGCTGGATGTCGATGCGCTCGCCGTTGGTCCAGGCATGGGGAGAACGGAAGGGGTGCGCCGTCTTGTTGGGGAGTTGGTGCGAAAGCCGGTGCCCCTTATCCTCGATGCCGATGCCCTATTTTTCTGGGATGATTACGCCGAACAGGTGCGCCGCCGAAGCGCGCCGACGGTGATCACCCCGCATCCGGGGGAAATGGCGCGCATCGTCCGTCGCTCCATTCGCGAGGTCGAGCACGACCGCTTTGGGTTATCCAAGCGGTTGGCGATGGAATATGGCGTGTATGTCGTGTTGAAAGGGCCGTATACGATTGTTACGGCGCCGGATGGATCGCAATATGTCAACACGACCGGCAACCCGGCTTTGGCGAAAGGCGGCAGCGGTGACGTGTTGACGGGCATCGTGGCGGCGTTTTTGTTGCAGCACGAGGCGGTGCAGCCTGCGGTGAGCAATGCGGCGTTCGTGCATGGAAAGGCTGCTGATTGGCTTGTTCAACACGGTCATTCGCCTTGGGATGTATTGGCGTCGGACGTTGTGGAGGCCTTGCCGGCTGTGCTCGCTTCGCTGGCGTGA
- a CDS encoding HAD family hydrolase translates to MHGADIKAIVFDLDGTLYEETEHFDYYAEQVAKRLREADRPRFWDDYRAVLAACCRRCIFCFIYSENY, encoded by the coding sequence ATGCACGGAGCAGACATCAAAGCGATCGTCTTTGATTTGGACGGAACATTATACGAGGAAACGGAGCATTTTGACTATTATGCCGAGCAGGTGGCGAAACGTCTTCGTGAAGCAGATCGGCCGCGCTTTTGGGACGACTACCGCGCCGTGCTCGCCGCCTGTTGTAGGCGGTGTATTTTTTGTTTTATATATTCAGAAAATTATTGA
- a CDS encoding long-chain fatty acid--CoA ligase produces MNTRHYPYWPKRLSKTLAVPETTLVDHLETTAKRYPNKTAIYYYGAVYSYKQLLDEVNALAGYLQQKLSVKPGDRVLLYMQNSPQFVISYYAILRAEAIVVPINPMNTSEELSFYVNDCETRVAIVGQELLDKAAPLLGRTALEQIIVAAYSDYASDESPVSLPAEVAAPRRAIGDERILLWADCLGAQLPPLPYNGHVDDIAVLPYTSGTTGVPKGCIHPHRTVNANIVGAYHWGDVTSDSVALATLPFFHVTGMVHSMHTPIFAGAAMVLMTRWDRDAAARLIELHRCTHWVNISTMLIDFLANPALGRYDISSLSSISGGGAALPEAVGEKLFQLTGVRYFEGYGLTETISQTHFNPPDRPKLQCLGVPSFDVDARIIDPATGRELGVGEVGEIIVCGPQVFRGYYRREKETEEAFIELDGKRFFRTGDIGRMDEEGYFFIVDRVKRMINASGYKVWPTEVESLLYKHPAVQQACVVGVPDPRRGETVKAFIVLHDEYVGKVTEEEIIEWSKTQMAAYKYPRLVEFRSSLPMTSSGKLLWRKLQEEEYEKAGKGVNN; encoded by the coding sequence ATGAATACGAGACATTACCCGTATTGGCCGAAACGGCTCTCAAAAACGCTGGCTGTGCCGGAGACGACGCTGGTCGACCATTTGGAAACAACGGCGAAGCGCTATCCGAACAAAACGGCGATTTACTATTACGGAGCCGTGTATTCGTACAAACAGTTGCTCGATGAAGTGAACGCGTTGGCCGGCTATTTGCAGCAAAAGCTGTCCGTCAAACCGGGCGACCGCGTTCTATTGTACATGCAAAATTCTCCGCAGTTTGTCATCTCCTACTATGCCATTTTGCGCGCTGAAGCGATCGTCGTGCCGATCAATCCGATGAACACCTCAGAGGAGCTTTCCTTTTACGTCAATGATTGCGAAACGAGAGTCGCCATCGTTGGACAGGAGCTGCTTGACAAAGCGGCCCCGCTCCTTGGACGAACGGCGTTGGAACAAATCATCGTCGCCGCTTATTCTGATTATGCTTCCGATGAATCGCCGGTTTCGCTTCCGGCTGAAGTGGCGGCGCCGCGGCGGGCCATTGGGGATGAGCGCATTCTTTTATGGGCGGACTGCCTCGGCGCCCAATTGCCGCCGCTTCCATACAACGGCCATGTTGATGACATCGCCGTCTTGCCATACACATCCGGGACGACCGGGGTGCCAAAAGGCTGCATCCACCCGCACCGGACGGTGAACGCCAACATCGTCGGCGCCTACCACTGGGGCGATGTGACGAGCGATTCGGTCGCGTTGGCGACGCTGCCGTTTTTCCATGTCACGGGGATGGTCCATAGCATGCATACGCCGATTTTCGCCGGCGCCGCCATGGTGTTGATGACGCGCTGGGATCGGGACGCGGCCGCCCGGCTGATTGAATTGCACCGCTGCACGCATTGGGTGAACATCAGCACGATGCTGATCGACTTTTTGGCCAACCCGGCGCTTGGCCGGTATGACATTTCCTCGCTTTCGAGCATTTCCGGCGGCGGAGCGGCGCTTCCGGAAGCGGTCGGGGAAAAATTGTTCCAGCTCACCGGCGTCCGTTATTTTGAAGGCTACGGGCTGACGGAGACGATTTCGCAGACGCATTTCAATCCGCCGGACCGGCCGAAATTGCAATGTCTCGGCGTTCCGTCGTTTGACGTCGACGCGCGCATCATCGACCCGGCGACGGGGCGGGAGCTTGGCGTCGGCGAAGTCGGGGAGATCATCGTTTGTGGCCCGCAAGTGTTCCGCGGCTATTACCGGCGTGAAAAAGAAACGGAAGAAGCGTTCATCGAGCTCGACGGCAAGCGGTTTTTCCGCACCGGCGACATCGGGCGGATGGATGAGGAAGGCTACTTTTTCATCGTCGACCGCGTCAAACGGATGATCAACGCTTCTGGATACAAAGTGTGGCCGACCGAAGTCGAGTCGCTTTTGTACAAACATCCGGCTGTTCAGCAGGCGTGCGTTGTCGGCGTGCCGGATCCGCGCCGCGGCGAAACGGTGAAGGCGTTTATCGTCCTTCATGACGAGTATGTCGGCAAAGTAACGGAAGAAGAGATCATTGAATGGTCCAAGACGCAAATGGCGGCGTACAAATATCCGCGCCTCGTTGAATTCCGCTCATCGCTGCCGATGACGTCAAGCGGCAAGCTGCTTTGGCGGAAACTGCAGGAAGAGGAGTATGAAAAAGCGGGGAAAGGGGTGAACAACTGA
- a CDS encoding IclR family transcriptional regulator: protein MNKTVLKTKELLDLFLDCERLTLPEMVERLRMPKTSVYRMAQSLVVLGFLQKRGDYYELGLAFLTFGALVAERLDIRRAALPVMKRLKEETNEAVNLVIRDGDEALYIEKVETSEPVRVYTKVGRRAPLYAGACPRVLLAFMDKADRERYLEQVELVKIAKHTVTDKEALRRLLEEDRDRGYTVSYSELENYSAAVAVPIFNHEGAAVAGLSVAGPEQRFSPDDVARIVPRLKQAAMDISRELGFRGKG, encoded by the coding sequence ATGAATAAAACGGTCTTAAAAACAAAAGAACTGCTTGATTTGTTTCTCGATTGCGAACGGTTGACGCTGCCGGAAATGGTCGAGCGGCTTCGGATGCCCAAAACGTCGGTGTACCGGATGGCGCAGTCGCTTGTTGTCCTTGGTTTTTTGCAAAAACGAGGCGATTACTATGAGCTCGGTTTAGCCTTCTTGACGTTTGGCGCGCTCGTCGCCGAGCGGCTCGATATTCGCCGGGCGGCGCTGCCGGTGATGAAGCGGCTGAAAGAGGAGACGAACGAAGCGGTGAATCTTGTCATTCGCGACGGCGATGAGGCGCTGTATATTGAAAAAGTCGAGACGTCCGAGCCGGTGCGCGTCTATACGAAAGTCGGGCGGCGCGCCCCTCTGTATGCCGGGGCGTGCCCTCGTGTCTTGCTCGCGTTTATGGACAAGGCGGATCGGGAACGTTATTTAGAACAAGTCGAGCTTGTCAAAATCGCCAAACATACGGTGACCGACAAAGAAGCGCTGCGCCGGTTGTTGGAAGAAGACCGGGACCGCGGCTATACGGTCAGCTATTCTGAGCTGGAAAACTATTCGGCCGCCGTTGCGGTGCCGATTTTCAACCATGAAGGCGCGGCGGTTGCCGGGCTGAGCGTTGCCGGGCCGGAACAGCGCTTTTCGCCAGATGATGTGGCGCGCATCGTTCCGCGATTGAAGCAGGCGGCGATGGACATTTCGCGCGAACTCGGCTTTCGGGGGAAGGGATGA
- the pxpB gene encoding 5-oxoprolinase subunit PxpB, with the protein MTVEYTLFPLCEYAVTVRFSDRIDEDVNDIVHQTAARLQAERKEGIEEIVPAFSSLTIYYDPLVIDYIGIGAWLRKNIRRSEQAVRRSARTVVIPVCYGGEFGPDLPDVARFHGMTEDEVIALHSAGRYRVYMIGFSPGFAYLGGLSPRLATPRRSVPRTKVPAGSVGIAGGQTGVYPLATPGGWQLIGRTPLKLFDPHREKPSLLAAGDIVAFQPIGADEFARWSEEHD; encoded by the coding sequence ATGACGGTGGAGTATACGTTGTTTCCATTATGCGAATATGCGGTGACGGTTCGGTTTTCAGACCGCATTGACGAGGACGTGAATGATATCGTCCACCAAACGGCCGCCCGGCTTCAGGCCGAGCGAAAAGAAGGCATCGAGGAGATCGTGCCGGCGTTTTCGTCACTCACCATCTACTATGATCCATTGGTGATCGATTACATCGGCATAGGCGCATGGCTAAGGAAAAACATCAGGCGGTCTGAACAAGCGGTGCGGCGTTCGGCGCGGACGGTCGTCATTCCCGTCTGTTACGGCGGCGAATTCGGTCCGGATTTGCCGGATGTCGCTCGTTTCCATGGGATGACAGAAGACGAAGTGATAGCGCTCCATTCGGCCGGACGCTACCGAGTTTATATGATCGGCTTTTCTCCTGGATTTGCCTATTTAGGAGGGCTGTCGCCGCGCTTGGCGACGCCAAGGCGGTCGGTGCCGCGCACAAAAGTGCCTGCCGGTTCGGTCGGCATCGCCGGCGGACAGACGGGCGTCTACCCGCTTGCGACGCCGGGCGGCTGGCAACTGATCGGTCGAACGCCGCTGAAGCTGTTTGACCCGCACCGAGAGAAGCCAAGTTTGCTTGCGGCTGGCGATATCGTCGCGTTTCAGCCGATTGGGGCTGATGAATTTGCACGTTGGAGCGAGGAACATGATTGA